GCATTTCGTGTTCACCTATCGTATCCGGCTTGAGAACACCAGTGAGCGTCCGGCCCGGCTGCTCGCCAGGCACTGGTATATCCACGATGAAGCGGGTGAAGAGAGCGAGGTCGAAGGAGAGGGCGTCGTTGGCGAACAGCCGCTGCTACCGCCTGGCGGGACGTACGAGTACGACTCGTTTTGTGTGCTCAAGTCAGCGAAGGGATGGATGGAAGGGTATTACCGCTTCGTGCGACCTGACGGAACGTCGTTCGATGCGCAGATTCCGCGCTTCCTCCTCGACGCCGACGCGAAGAGTCACCTGCGATAAGGTCCGTCGACCTGTAGCCGTCGACCTGTAGCCGTCGAGCTTGCTCGACGGTCCTTAAGGTTCCAACGCCTCCCGCGTCCGCGACACCGCGCGTTCCACGCTGAGCGCGCGCTCCAATCCTTCTCGACGTAACGC
The nucleotide sequence above comes from Gemmatimonadota bacterium. Encoded proteins:
- the apaG gene encoding Co2+/Mg2+ efflux protein ApaG, translated to MRITARPRFVPEQSRPAVRHFVFTYRIRLENTSERPARLLARHWYIHDEAGEESEVEGEGVVGEQPLLPPGGTYEYDSFCVLKSAKGWMEGYYRFVRPDGTSFDAQIPRFLLDADAKSHLR